The proteins below are encoded in one region of Diorhabda carinulata isolate Delta chromosome 3, icDioCari1.1, whole genome shotgun sequence:
- the LOC130891462 gene encoding uncharacterized protein LOC130891462: MSTVNYSVMVEINKTEEAIKTTYERIHALEQKLRVGFLEENKKNQIEQELVEVRKLLQTHEEQLAHLRTHNRKTFILAVSLIFIIFAVYMLYILIWNPIN, translated from the exons atgagtACAGTAAACTATTCAGTAATGGTTGAG ataaataaaacagaagaagcTATCAAAACAACATATGAAAGGATTCATGCTTTGGAACAAAAACTGCGAGTTggttttttagaagaaaataagaaaaaccaAATTGAACAAGAATTAGTAGAAGTACGTAAATTACTTCAGACTCACGAGGAACAGTTGGCTCATTTGCGAACACataatagaaaaacatttattttagcagtatctttaatatttattatttttgctgtGTATATGCTATACATTCTCATTTGGAATCCAATCAATTAA
- the LOC130891701 gene encoding probable small nuclear ribonucleoprotein Sm D1, with amino-acid sequence MKLVRFLMKLSHETVSMELKNGTQIHGTITGVDVAMNTHLKAVKLTPKNRPAVNLDTLTIRGNNIRYFILPDSLPLETLLIDDTPKAKAKKKESARGAARGRGRGRGRGGPRGRGRGRGRR; translated from the exons ATGAAGCTAGTACG ttttttgatgaaattaagtCACGAAACCGTGAGTATGGAACTCAAAAATGGCACCCAAATCCACGGTACAATAACGGGTGTAGACGTAGCAATGAATACCCACTTAAAAGCTGTGAAACTAACTCCCAAGAATCGTCCAGCAGTAAATTTAGACACATTAACTATAAGAGGcaataatattagatatttcaTACTACCAGATAGTTTACCACTTGAAACTCTTCTTATCGACGATACTCCTAAGGCAAAAGCTAAGAAGAAGGAGTCTGCTCGAGGAGCAGCTAGAGGTAGAGGAAGAGGACGTGGTAGAGGTGGTCCTAGAGGAAGAGGTAGAGGCAGAGGTCGTCGATAa